The Alphaproteobacteria bacterium genomic sequence TGCGAAACGGGCCGCCTGAAGCTGTAAGAATGATGCGCGCGACCGCGTCGCTTCGCTCGTAGTCGAGGACCTGGAAGATGGCGCTGTGCTCGGAATCGACAGGGAGGAGCGTCGCCGCGTTGTCGCCCACCGCCTTCATGACGATGTCGCCAGCACAGACGAGCGACTCCTTGTTGGCAAGTCCGACGACAGCACCCCGTTCGACCGCAGCCAAGGTCGGCTCGAGCCCGGCAGCACCGACGATTGCCGCCATGACCCAATCTGACGGGCGGCGCGCCGCTTCGACGACACTCGCCGCACCAGCGGCGGCTTCGATGCCGGTACCCGATAGCGCGGTCTTGAGTTCGCCGTAGCTGCTCTCCTCGGCGATGACGGCCAGACGCGCCCGGTGCCGACAGGCCTGCTCCGCAAGGAGTGCGACGTTGGTGTTCGCCGTCAGCGCCTCGACGCGGAATTTCGCCGGGTTCCGTTCGACGAGGTCGAGCGTGTTCCGGCCAACGGATCCGGTCGATCCCAGCACCGTGATGCGCTTGGGCGCTGGATTCCGCACCGGGGCTTCGCGCGCGTAACCGTCGAACGTTTGAGCCGTCACCGCCATGCCAGAACGTCGCCTCCGCTCGCAAATCCGATCAGCGCCACCATCGGGGCGGCGGCCAGGAGCCCATCGACCCGATCGAAGAGCCCGCCGTGCCCGGGGATCAGGCCACTCGTGTCCTTCACCTTGAAGCGACGCTTGATAGCCGATTCGGCCAAATCGCCGCCCTGCGAAAAGATCGCCACCAGG encodes the following:
- a CDS encoding phosphatidate cytidylyltransferase, giving the protein GAYVAGRAIGGPKLAPQLSPNKTWAGFYGGIAAAAVTGGLFFWLTAGSITLARLSLWAGLSVLVAIFSQGGDLAESAIKRRFKVKDTSGLIPGHGGLFDRVDGLLAAAPMVALIGFASGGDVLAWR